In uncultured Desulfobacter sp., one DNA window encodes the following:
- the mutY gene encoding A/G-specific adenine glycosylase, with amino-acid sequence MGWYRDNCRQLPWRRNLSLYRVWVSEVMLQQTQVKTVIPYFLRFMETWPALENLAAANLETVLKAWEGLGYYARARNLHKAAGIVVRDMDGVIPNDYKGFKGLPGVGDYIASAVLSIAEAKPHAVVDGNVKRVLARLFCVDTPVNHNSAHKAYKAIAETLLYEKDPGTYNQALMELGALICTPKRPDCTSCPLAGECCAREKRVTEVFPRRMEKKKVPTVHIAVGIVRKNGKVLITRRALDGLLGGLWEFPGGKVAPKEVAEQACVREIREETGIETGNLQFLTRVFHAYTHFKIEMDVFFCDYISGQVILNGPIDHKWVSVDQLHQFPFPRANLKFMELIRI; translated from the coding sequence ATGGGCTGGTACCGTGACAATTGTCGGCAACTGCCCTGGCGCAGGAATCTGTCTTTATACCGGGTATGGGTTTCCGAGGTGATGCTCCAGCAGACCCAGGTCAAAACCGTGATTCCCTATTTTCTAAGGTTCATGGAAACCTGGCCCGCTCTTGAAAATCTTGCCGCCGCAAACCTTGAAACCGTGCTTAAAGCCTGGGAGGGTCTTGGGTATTATGCCAGGGCCAGAAATCTTCACAAGGCTGCCGGGATCGTGGTCCGTGATATGGACGGCGTTATTCCGAATGATTATAAGGGATTTAAAGGCCTGCCGGGCGTGGGGGATTATATTGCTTCAGCAGTGCTCTCCATTGCGGAAGCAAAGCCCCATGCCGTGGTCGACGGCAATGTCAAGCGTGTCCTGGCACGACTTTTCTGCGTTGACACGCCGGTGAATCACAATAGTGCCCATAAAGCATATAAGGCCATTGCCGAAACGCTTTTGTATGAAAAAGATCCAGGCACATACAACCAGGCCCTCATGGAGCTTGGCGCCCTAATCTGTACGCCTAAACGCCCGGACTGTACATCATGTCCCCTGGCCGGGGAATGTTGCGCCCGTGAAAAACGGGTAACGGAAGTTTTTCCCCGGCGCATGGAGAAAAAAAAGGTGCCCACGGTTCATATTGCCGTAGGTATTGTCAGAAAAAACGGAAAAGTTCTGATCACCCGAAGAGCACTTGACGGACTTTTGGGTGGATTATGGGAATTTCCCGGCGGCAAAGTGGCGCCTAAAGAGGTTGCTGAACAGGCTTGTGTCCGTGAAATCCGGGAAGAAACCGGCATTGAGACTGGTAATCTGCAATTTTTAACCCGGGTTTTCCACGCATACACCCATTTTAAGATTGAAATGGATGTATTCTTTTGCGATTACATCTCCGGTCAGGTGATTCTTAACGGCCCCATTGACCATAAATGGGTGAGCGTTGATCAGCTTCACCAATTCCCTTTTCCCAGAGCTAATCTTAAATTCATGGAATTAATCCGCATTTGA
- a CDS encoding leucyl aminopeptidase encodes MKKDRITTITKAAETIKTDLLVYFAVEEKGKMPACDAAVKPQVEKAFELKDFSGKAAEQILFYPAAGSKMSAARVLVLGIGAVNKENDKGNALDMLREAGGQVAKVCASVKAKETVICLPDPKYLSGALTDPQASAAALAEGVILGDYRFDKYKESTKKKTDYPGLGGIKFVCNDNLNLIRQGIEKAKYSAFAACTARDMANEPGNHWTSADFAAYAKQLAADTGLGYRCIEKKEMEQMGMGGILAVNQGSHVPARMVILEYLPEDATETILLVGKGLTFDSGGISIKPSAGMEDMKYDMCGGAAVMCAMQAVAQEKPDVGVVAIVPATDNMSGSRAIHPGDIITHYNGVTSEVINTDAEGRLILADALAWGIERFKPTCVLDAATLTGAVIIGLGHHYTGLVSNNDALVKALESAGNLAGEPVWRLPLNKNYEKQIESKVADIKNTGGKPAGTITAAAYLSNFVGKTPWAHLDIAGTAWDFTEKAYVPKGPSGTATRTFINLVRNWKTGKIK; translated from the coding sequence ATGAAAAAAGACCGTATCACAACGATCACCAAAGCTGCCGAAACGATTAAAACAGACCTTCTCGTTTATTTCGCCGTGGAGGAAAAGGGCAAAATGCCTGCATGTGATGCTGCTGTAAAGCCCCAGGTTGAAAAGGCGTTTGAATTAAAGGATTTTTCAGGCAAAGCTGCAGAACAGATATTATTTTATCCGGCTGCCGGATCAAAAATGTCTGCTGCCCGGGTGCTGGTTTTAGGCATAGGTGCTGTTAATAAAGAAAATGATAAGGGAAATGCCCTGGACATGCTGCGGGAGGCCGGTGGACAGGTTGCCAAGGTGTGTGCATCGGTTAAAGCCAAGGAAACGGTAATCTGCTTGCCTGATCCAAAATATCTGTCTGGTGCCCTGACTGATCCCCAAGCGTCTGCGGCCGCCCTGGCCGAAGGTGTTATCCTCGGGGATTACCGGTTTGATAAATATAAAGAAAGCACCAAAAAGAAAACCGATTACCCAGGGCTTGGTGGGATAAAATTTGTATGCAACGACAATCTTAATCTCATTCGCCAGGGTATTGAAAAGGCAAAATATTCTGCCTTTGCCGCCTGTACGGCACGGGATATGGCCAATGAGCCCGGCAACCACTGGACTTCTGCTGATTTTGCGGCATACGCCAAACAACTTGCCGCAGACACGGGGCTGGGATATCGGTGTATAGAAAAAAAAGAGATGGAACAGATGGGCATGGGAGGAATTCTTGCGGTCAACCAGGGCTCCCATGTACCGGCACGCATGGTGATCCTTGAATATTTGCCTGAAGACGCCACTGAAACCATCCTCCTTGTGGGCAAGGGCTTAACTTTTGATTCCGGGGGCATCAGCATCAAGCCCTCTGCGGGTATGGAAGATATGAAATACGATATGTGCGGCGGTGCGGCGGTGATGTGCGCCATGCAGGCCGTGGCACAGGAAAAACCGGATGTGGGAGTTGTGGCCATAGTCCCTGCCACGGATAATATGTCCGGGTCCAGGGCCATTCACCCCGGCGACATTATTACCCACTACAACGGGGTAACAAGCGAAGTAATCAACACAGATGCTGAAGGCCGCCTTATTCTGGCCGATGCCCTGGCCTGGGGTATTGAAAGGTTCAAACCGACCTGTGTACTTGACGCAGCGACCCTGACAGGGGCCGTTATCATCGGGCTTGGCCATCATTATACAGGGCTTGTATCCAACAATGATGCCCTGGTCAAAGCACTTGAATCTGCCGGGAATCTTGCCGGAGAACCGGTATGGCGCCTGCCCCTAAATAAAAACTATGAAAAACAGATCGAATCTAAAGTGGCAGACATAAAAAATACCGGAGGGAAACCCGCCGGCACCATAACCGCGGCCGCGTATCTGTCAAATTTTGTGGGTAAGACCCCTTGGGCACATCTGGACATTGCCGGCACGGCCTGGGATTTTACAGAAAAGGCATATGTTCCAAAGGGACCTTCGGGAACGGCCACTAGAACCTTTATCAACTTGGTGCGAAACTGGAAAACAGGCAAAATAAAATAG